The Equus asinus isolate D_3611 breed Donkey chromosome 22, EquAss-T2T_v2, whole genome shotgun sequence genome has a segment encoding these proteins:
- the PPFIBP1 gene encoding liprin-beta-1 isoform X1 — MMSDASDMLAAALEQMDGIIAGSKALEYSNGIFDCQSPTSPFMGSLRALHLVEDLRGLLEMMETDEKEGLRCQIPDSTAETLIEWLQSQMTNGHLPGNGDVYQERLARLENDKESLVLQVSVLTDQVEAQGEKIRDLEFCLEEHREKLNATEEMLQQELLSRTSLETQKLDLMAEISNLKLKLTAVEKDRLDYEDRFRDTEGLMQEIHDLRLRVSEMDSERLQYEKKLKSTKSLMAKLSSMKIKVGQMQYEKQRMEQKWESLKEELASLKEQLEEKESEVKRLQEKLVCKMKGEGIEILDRDENFKKKLKDKNIEVQKMKKAVESLMAANEEKDRKIEDLRQCLNRYKKMQDTVVLAQGKKGQDGDYEDLLTSSSISTLLDVQSFSDLEKSLSPIPVMGSPSHDPFNTSVPEEFHTSVLQVSIPSLLPASKGLETSEKAKLPPKPETSFEENDGKIILGAAGESQLCDSLSTSSLQKSSSLGNLKKESSDGEKEPIQKPSEEKAPGESSPFGSLPPKAPGHDASMDDNPFGTRKARSSFGRGFFKIKSNKRTASAPNLDRKRSASAPTLAETEKETAEHLDLTGVPSRPKDAQGSSPFQMSPPSPDSKKKSRGIMKLFGKLRRSQSTTFNPDDMSEPEFKRGGTRATAGPRLGWSRDLGQTNSDLDMPFAKWTKEQVCSWLVEQGLGSYLNSGKHWIASGQTLLQASQQDLEKELGIKHLLHRKKLQLALQALGSEEETNHGKLDFNWVTRWLDDIGLPQYKTQFDEGRVDGRMLHYMTVDDLLSLKVVSVLHHLSIKRAIQVLRINNFEPNCLRRRPSDENSITPSEVQQWTNHRVMEWLRSVDLAEYAPNLRGSGVHGGLMVLEPRFNVETMAQLLNIPPSKTLLRRHLATHFNLLIGAEAQHQKRDAMELPDYVLLTATAKVKPKKLTFSNFGNLRKKKQEDGEEYVCPMELGQASGSTSKKGFKPGLDMRLYDEDDLDRLEQMEDSEGTVRQIGAFSEGINNLTHMLKEDDMFKDFAACSPSASITDEDSNV; from the exons acAAATGGACACCTACCTGGGAATGGAGATGTATATCAAGAAAGGCTAGCCCGTTTAGAAAATGATAAAGAGTCCCTGGTTCTTCAG GTAAGTGTGTTAACAGACCAGGTagaggctcagggagagaagaTTCGAGATTTGGAGTTTTGTCTTGAAGAGCACAGAGAGAAGTTGAACGCCACAGAAGAAATGCTACAGCAG GAGCTTCTGAGTAGGACATCCTTAGAAACTCAGAAGTTGGATCTGATGGCTGAAATATCCAACTTGAAGTTAAAACTGACGGCTGTAGAGAAGGACAGATTAGATTATGAAGATAGATTCAGAGACACGGAG GGGCTGATGCAGGAGATCCACGATTTGAGGTTAAGAGTCAGTGAAATggacagtgaaagacttcagtatGAAAAAAAGCTGAAATCAACCAAA TCTTTAATGGCCAAACTTTCTAGTATGAAAATCAAAGTGGGTCAGATGCAGTATGAAAAGCAGCGGATGGAACAAAAATGGGAGTCGCTGAAG GAAGAACTGGCATCTTTAAAAGAACAACTGGAAGAAAAGGAATCTGAAGTAAAAAGGCTACAAGAAAAATTGGTGTGCAAGATGAAAGGGGAAGGGATTGAAATACTTGATAGAG atgaaaattttaaaaagaagctcAAAGACAAAA atattgaagtacaaaaaatgaaaaaggctgTGGAATCTTTGATGGcagcaaatgaagaaaag gATCGGAAAATAGAAGATCTTCGACAATGCTTGAACAGGTACAAGAAAATGCAAGATACGGTGGTATTGGCCCAAGGTAAAAAAG GCCAAGATGGCGACTACGAAGATCTGCTCACTTCCAGTTCCATTTCCACTTTGCTGGACGTGCAGAGTTTTAGTGATCTGGAGAAAAGTCTATCACCTATACCAGTAATGGGATCTCCCAGTCATGACCCGTTTAACACAAGTGTTCCAGAAGAG TTCCACACCAGCGTCTTGCAAGTTTCAATCCCTTCCTTGTTGCCAGCATCTAAAGGCTTGGAAACTTCTGAAAAAGCCAAATTGCCTCCTAAGCCAGAGACTTCATTTGAAGAGAA tgaTGGAAAAATAATCCTTGGTGCTGCTGGTGAATCCCAACTGTGCGATAGTCTTTC gACTTCAAGTCTTCAAAAGTCTAGCAGCCTGGGCAACCTGAAGAAAGAGTCATCAGATGGG GAAAAGGAGCCTATTCAGAAGCCTTCAGAG GAAAAAGCTCCAGGAGAAAGCAGCCCATTTGGGAGcctccctcccaaagccccaggacatgaTGCCTCCATGGATGACAACCCCTTTGGCACTCGAAAAGCCAGATCTTCCTTCGGTCgtggcttttttaaaataaaaagtaacaagagGACAGCAAGTGCACCAAACTTGG ATCGTAAACGAAGTGCCAGTGCACCCACCTTAG CtgaaacagaaaaggagacaGCTGAGCACCTAGATCTAACTGGTGTGCCTTCTCGGCCAAAAGATGCACAGGGGAGCAGTCCCTTCCAGATGTCTCCACCATCACCAGATTCCAAAAAGAAATCCAGAGGCATCATGAAACTCTTTGGAAA ACTTAGGAGAAGTCAGTCAACTACATTCAACCCAGATGACATGTCTGAGCCTGAATTCAAAAGAGGAGGGACAAGGGCAACAGCAGGGCCCCGATTGGGTTGGTCTCGAGATTTGGGACAAACTAACAG TGACTTGGATATGCCATTTGCCAAGTGGACCAAGGAGCAGGTTTGCAGTTGGCTTGTGGAACAGGGCCTGGGGTCCTACCTGAATTCTGGCAAGCACTGGATTGCATCTGGCCAAACACTTTTACAGGCGTCTCAGCAAGATCTAGAGAAG GAACTTGGAATCAAGCATTTGCTTCATCGAAAGAAACTCCAGCTGGCACTGCAAGCCCTGGGATCAGAAGAAGAAACCAATCATGGAAAGCTGGATTTCAACTGGGTCACTA GATGGTTGGATGATATTGGTCTGCCCCAGTACAAGACCCAGTTTGATGAAGGACGGGTAGATGGTCGAATGCTCCATTACATGACTGTT GATGACTTACTGTCTTTGAAGGTTGTGAGTGTGCTCCATCATCTTAGCATCAAAAGGGCCATCCAGGTCCTGAGGATCAATAACTTTGAACCAAACTGTCTACGGAGGCGGCCGTCTGATGAG AATAGCATCACCCCATCAGAGGTTCAGCAGTGGACCAATCATCGAGTGATGGAGTGGCTGCGCTCCGTGGACCTGGCAGAATATGCCCCCAATCTCAGAGGCAGTGGTGTTCATGGTGGGCTCATG GTTCTAGAACCTCGTTTTAATGTAGAAACAATGGCTCAGTTGTTGAACATCCCACCAAGTAAGACCCTGTTGCGAAGACATTTGGCCACTCATTTCAACCTTCTGATCGGTGCTGAGGCCCAACACCAGAAGCGCGATGCCATGGAGTTGCCAGATTATGTACTCCTAACAGCTACTGCCAAAGTGAAG CCAAAGAAACTTACCTTCAGCAATTTTGGgaatctgagaaagaagaaacaggaagatgGGGAAGAATATGTTTGTCCAATGGAATTGGGACAGGCATCAGGAAGTACATCTAAGAAAGGATTTAAACCTGGATTGGACATGCGCTTGTATGACGAAGATGATTTGGACCGGTTAGAGCAG ATGGAAGATTCAGAAGGCACAGTGAGACAGATAGGTGCATTCTCTGAAGGCATCAACAATCTAACA CACATGTTAAAGGAAGATGACATGTTTAAAGATTTTGCTGCCTGTTCCCCCAGTGCCAGCATTACCGACGAAGACTCAAACGTTTGA
- the PPFIBP1 gene encoding liprin-beta-1 isoform X13, whose translation MMSDASDMLAAALEQMDGIIAGSKALEYSNGIFDCQSPTSPFMGSLRALHLVEDLRGLLEMMETDEKEGLRCQIPDSTAETLIEWLQSQMTNGHLPGNGDVYQERLARLENDKESLVLQVSVLTDQVEAQGEKIRDLEFCLEEHREKLNATEEMLQQELLSRTSLETQKLDLMAEISNLKLKLTAVEKDRLDYEDRFRDTEGLMQEIHDLRLRVSEMDSERLQYEKKLKSTKEELASLKEQLEEKESEVKRLQEKLVCKMKGEGIEILDRDIEVQKMKKAVESLMAANEEKDRKIEDLRQCLNRYKKMQDTVVLAQGKKGQDGDYEDLLTSSSISTLLDVQSFSDLEKSLSPIPVMGSPSHDPFNTSVPEEFHTSVLQVSIPSLLPASKGLETSEKAKLPPKPETSFEENDGKIILGAAGESQLCDSLSTSSLQKSSSLGNLKKESSDGEKEPIQKPSEEKAPGESSPFGSLPPKAPGHDASMDDNPFGTRKARSSFGRGFFKIKSNKRTASAPNLAETEKETAEHLDLTGVPSRPKDAQGSSPFQMSPPSPDSKKKSRGIMKLFGKLRRSQSTTFNPDDMSEPEFKRGGTRATAGPRLGWSRDLGQTNSDLDMPFAKWTKEQVCSWLVEQGLGSYLNSGKHWIASGQTLLQASQQDLEKELGIKHLLHRKKLQLALQALGSEEETNHGKLDFNWVTRWLDDIGLPQYKTQFDEGRVDGRMLHYMTVDDLLSLKVVSVLHHLSIKRAIQVLRINNFEPNCLRRRPSDENSITPSEVQQWTNHRVMEWLRSVDLAEYAPNLRGSGVHGGLMVLEPRFNVETMAQLLNIPPSKTLLRRHLATHFNLLIGAEAQHQKRDAMELPDYVLLTATAKVKPKKLTFSNFGNLRKKKQEDGEEYVCPMELGQASGSTSKKGFKPGLDMRLYDEDDLDRLEQMEDSEGTVRQIGAFSEGINNLTHMLKEDDMFKDFAACSPSASITDEDSNV comes from the exons acAAATGGACACCTACCTGGGAATGGAGATGTATATCAAGAAAGGCTAGCCCGTTTAGAAAATGATAAAGAGTCCCTGGTTCTTCAG GTAAGTGTGTTAACAGACCAGGTagaggctcagggagagaagaTTCGAGATTTGGAGTTTTGTCTTGAAGAGCACAGAGAGAAGTTGAACGCCACAGAAGAAATGCTACAGCAG GAGCTTCTGAGTAGGACATCCTTAGAAACTCAGAAGTTGGATCTGATGGCTGAAATATCCAACTTGAAGTTAAAACTGACGGCTGTAGAGAAGGACAGATTAGATTATGAAGATAGATTCAGAGACACGGAG GGGCTGATGCAGGAGATCCACGATTTGAGGTTAAGAGTCAGTGAAATggacagtgaaagacttcagtatGAAAAAAAGCTGAAATCAACCAAA GAAGAACTGGCATCTTTAAAAGAACAACTGGAAGAAAAGGAATCTGAAGTAAAAAGGCTACAAGAAAAATTGGTGTGCAAGATGAAAGGGGAAGGGATTGAAATACTTGATAGAG atattgaagtacaaaaaatgaaaaaggctgTGGAATCTTTGATGGcagcaaatgaagaaaag gATCGGAAAATAGAAGATCTTCGACAATGCTTGAACAGGTACAAGAAAATGCAAGATACGGTGGTATTGGCCCAAGGTAAAAAAG GCCAAGATGGCGACTACGAAGATCTGCTCACTTCCAGTTCCATTTCCACTTTGCTGGACGTGCAGAGTTTTAGTGATCTGGAGAAAAGTCTATCACCTATACCAGTAATGGGATCTCCCAGTCATGACCCGTTTAACACAAGTGTTCCAGAAGAG TTCCACACCAGCGTCTTGCAAGTTTCAATCCCTTCCTTGTTGCCAGCATCTAAAGGCTTGGAAACTTCTGAAAAAGCCAAATTGCCTCCTAAGCCAGAGACTTCATTTGAAGAGAA tgaTGGAAAAATAATCCTTGGTGCTGCTGGTGAATCCCAACTGTGCGATAGTCTTTC gACTTCAAGTCTTCAAAAGTCTAGCAGCCTGGGCAACCTGAAGAAAGAGTCATCAGATGGG GAAAAGGAGCCTATTCAGAAGCCTTCAGAG GAAAAAGCTCCAGGAGAAAGCAGCCCATTTGGGAGcctccctcccaaagccccaggacatgaTGCCTCCATGGATGACAACCCCTTTGGCACTCGAAAAGCCAGATCTTCCTTCGGTCgtggcttttttaaaataaaaagtaacaagagGACAGCAAGTGCACCAAACTTGG CtgaaacagaaaaggagacaGCTGAGCACCTAGATCTAACTGGTGTGCCTTCTCGGCCAAAAGATGCACAGGGGAGCAGTCCCTTCCAGATGTCTCCACCATCACCAGATTCCAAAAAGAAATCCAGAGGCATCATGAAACTCTTTGGAAA ACTTAGGAGAAGTCAGTCAACTACATTCAACCCAGATGACATGTCTGAGCCTGAATTCAAAAGAGGAGGGACAAGGGCAACAGCAGGGCCCCGATTGGGTTGGTCTCGAGATTTGGGACAAACTAACAG TGACTTGGATATGCCATTTGCCAAGTGGACCAAGGAGCAGGTTTGCAGTTGGCTTGTGGAACAGGGCCTGGGGTCCTACCTGAATTCTGGCAAGCACTGGATTGCATCTGGCCAAACACTTTTACAGGCGTCTCAGCAAGATCTAGAGAAG GAACTTGGAATCAAGCATTTGCTTCATCGAAAGAAACTCCAGCTGGCACTGCAAGCCCTGGGATCAGAAGAAGAAACCAATCATGGAAAGCTGGATTTCAACTGGGTCACTA GATGGTTGGATGATATTGGTCTGCCCCAGTACAAGACCCAGTTTGATGAAGGACGGGTAGATGGTCGAATGCTCCATTACATGACTGTT GATGACTTACTGTCTTTGAAGGTTGTGAGTGTGCTCCATCATCTTAGCATCAAAAGGGCCATCCAGGTCCTGAGGATCAATAACTTTGAACCAAACTGTCTACGGAGGCGGCCGTCTGATGAG AATAGCATCACCCCATCAGAGGTTCAGCAGTGGACCAATCATCGAGTGATGGAGTGGCTGCGCTCCGTGGACCTGGCAGAATATGCCCCCAATCTCAGAGGCAGTGGTGTTCATGGTGGGCTCATG GTTCTAGAACCTCGTTTTAATGTAGAAACAATGGCTCAGTTGTTGAACATCCCACCAAGTAAGACCCTGTTGCGAAGACATTTGGCCACTCATTTCAACCTTCTGATCGGTGCTGAGGCCCAACACCAGAAGCGCGATGCCATGGAGTTGCCAGATTATGTACTCCTAACAGCTACTGCCAAAGTGAAG CCAAAGAAACTTACCTTCAGCAATTTTGGgaatctgagaaagaagaaacaggaagatgGGGAAGAATATGTTTGTCCAATGGAATTGGGACAGGCATCAGGAAGTACATCTAAGAAAGGATTTAAACCTGGATTGGACATGCGCTTGTATGACGAAGATGATTTGGACCGGTTAGAGCAG ATGGAAGATTCAGAAGGCACAGTGAGACAGATAGGTGCATTCTCTGAAGGCATCAACAATCTAACA CACATGTTAAAGGAAGATGACATGTTTAAAGATTTTGCTGCCTGTTCCCCCAGTGCCAGCATTACCGACGAAGACTCAAACGTTTGA
- the PPFIBP1 gene encoding liprin-beta-1 isoform X7 — MMSDASDMLAAALEQMDGIIAGSKALEYSNGIFDCQSPTSPFMGSLRALHLVEDLRGLLEMMETDEKEGLRCQIPDSTAETLIEWLQSQMTNGHLPGNGDVYQERLARLENDKESLVLQVSVLTDQVEAQGEKIRDLEFCLEEHREKLNATEEMLQQELLSRTSLETQKLDLMAEISNLKLKLTAVEKDRLDYEDRFRDTEGLMQEIHDLRLRVSEMDSERLQYEKKLKSTKSLMAKLSSMKIKVGQMQYEKQRMEQKWESLKEELASLKEQLEEKESEVKRLQEKLVCKMKGEGIEILDRDIEVQKMKKAVESLMAANEEKDRKIEDLRQCLNRYKKMQDTVVLAQGKKGQDGDYEDLLTSSSISTLLDVQSFSDLEKSLSPIPVMGSPSHDPFNTSVPEEFHTSVLQVSIPSLLPASKGLETSEKAKLPPKPETSFEENDGKIILGAAGESQLCDSLSTSSLQKSSSLGNLKKESSDGEKEPIQKPSEEKAPGESSPFGSLPPKAPGHDASMDDNPFGTRKARSSFGRGFFKIKSNKRTASAPNLAETEKETAEHLDLTGVPSRPKDAQGSSPFQMSPPSPDSKKKSRGIMKLFGKLRRSQSTTFNPDDMSEPEFKRGGTRATAGPRLGWSRDLGQTNSDLDMPFAKWTKEQVCSWLVEQGLGSYLNSGKHWIASGQTLLQASQQDLEKELGIKHLLHRKKLQLALQALGSEEETNHGKLDFNWVTRWLDDIGLPQYKTQFDEGRVDGRMLHYMTVDDLLSLKVVSVLHHLSIKRAIQVLRINNFEPNCLRRRPSDENSITPSEVQQWTNHRVMEWLRSVDLAEYAPNLRGSGVHGGLMVLEPRFNVETMAQLLNIPPSKTLLRRHLATHFNLLIGAEAQHQKRDAMELPDYVLLTATAKVKPKKLTFSNFGNLRKKKQEDGEEYVCPMELGQASGSTSKKGFKPGLDMRLYDEDDLDRLEQMEDSEGTVRQIGAFSEGINNLTHMLKEDDMFKDFAACSPSASITDEDSNV; from the exons acAAATGGACACCTACCTGGGAATGGAGATGTATATCAAGAAAGGCTAGCCCGTTTAGAAAATGATAAAGAGTCCCTGGTTCTTCAG GTAAGTGTGTTAACAGACCAGGTagaggctcagggagagaagaTTCGAGATTTGGAGTTTTGTCTTGAAGAGCACAGAGAGAAGTTGAACGCCACAGAAGAAATGCTACAGCAG GAGCTTCTGAGTAGGACATCCTTAGAAACTCAGAAGTTGGATCTGATGGCTGAAATATCCAACTTGAAGTTAAAACTGACGGCTGTAGAGAAGGACAGATTAGATTATGAAGATAGATTCAGAGACACGGAG GGGCTGATGCAGGAGATCCACGATTTGAGGTTAAGAGTCAGTGAAATggacagtgaaagacttcagtatGAAAAAAAGCTGAAATCAACCAAA TCTTTAATGGCCAAACTTTCTAGTATGAAAATCAAAGTGGGTCAGATGCAGTATGAAAAGCAGCGGATGGAACAAAAATGGGAGTCGCTGAAG GAAGAACTGGCATCTTTAAAAGAACAACTGGAAGAAAAGGAATCTGAAGTAAAAAGGCTACAAGAAAAATTGGTGTGCAAGATGAAAGGGGAAGGGATTGAAATACTTGATAGAG atattgaagtacaaaaaatgaaaaaggctgTGGAATCTTTGATGGcagcaaatgaagaaaag gATCGGAAAATAGAAGATCTTCGACAATGCTTGAACAGGTACAAGAAAATGCAAGATACGGTGGTATTGGCCCAAGGTAAAAAAG GCCAAGATGGCGACTACGAAGATCTGCTCACTTCCAGTTCCATTTCCACTTTGCTGGACGTGCAGAGTTTTAGTGATCTGGAGAAAAGTCTATCACCTATACCAGTAATGGGATCTCCCAGTCATGACCCGTTTAACACAAGTGTTCCAGAAGAG TTCCACACCAGCGTCTTGCAAGTTTCAATCCCTTCCTTGTTGCCAGCATCTAAAGGCTTGGAAACTTCTGAAAAAGCCAAATTGCCTCCTAAGCCAGAGACTTCATTTGAAGAGAA tgaTGGAAAAATAATCCTTGGTGCTGCTGGTGAATCCCAACTGTGCGATAGTCTTTC gACTTCAAGTCTTCAAAAGTCTAGCAGCCTGGGCAACCTGAAGAAAGAGTCATCAGATGGG GAAAAGGAGCCTATTCAGAAGCCTTCAGAG GAAAAAGCTCCAGGAGAAAGCAGCCCATTTGGGAGcctccctcccaaagccccaggacatgaTGCCTCCATGGATGACAACCCCTTTGGCACTCGAAAAGCCAGATCTTCCTTCGGTCgtggcttttttaaaataaaaagtaacaagagGACAGCAAGTGCACCAAACTTGG CtgaaacagaaaaggagacaGCTGAGCACCTAGATCTAACTGGTGTGCCTTCTCGGCCAAAAGATGCACAGGGGAGCAGTCCCTTCCAGATGTCTCCACCATCACCAGATTCCAAAAAGAAATCCAGAGGCATCATGAAACTCTTTGGAAA ACTTAGGAGAAGTCAGTCAACTACATTCAACCCAGATGACATGTCTGAGCCTGAATTCAAAAGAGGAGGGACAAGGGCAACAGCAGGGCCCCGATTGGGTTGGTCTCGAGATTTGGGACAAACTAACAG TGACTTGGATATGCCATTTGCCAAGTGGACCAAGGAGCAGGTTTGCAGTTGGCTTGTGGAACAGGGCCTGGGGTCCTACCTGAATTCTGGCAAGCACTGGATTGCATCTGGCCAAACACTTTTACAGGCGTCTCAGCAAGATCTAGAGAAG GAACTTGGAATCAAGCATTTGCTTCATCGAAAGAAACTCCAGCTGGCACTGCAAGCCCTGGGATCAGAAGAAGAAACCAATCATGGAAAGCTGGATTTCAACTGGGTCACTA GATGGTTGGATGATATTGGTCTGCCCCAGTACAAGACCCAGTTTGATGAAGGACGGGTAGATGGTCGAATGCTCCATTACATGACTGTT GATGACTTACTGTCTTTGAAGGTTGTGAGTGTGCTCCATCATCTTAGCATCAAAAGGGCCATCCAGGTCCTGAGGATCAATAACTTTGAACCAAACTGTCTACGGAGGCGGCCGTCTGATGAG AATAGCATCACCCCATCAGAGGTTCAGCAGTGGACCAATCATCGAGTGATGGAGTGGCTGCGCTCCGTGGACCTGGCAGAATATGCCCCCAATCTCAGAGGCAGTGGTGTTCATGGTGGGCTCATG GTTCTAGAACCTCGTTTTAATGTAGAAACAATGGCTCAGTTGTTGAACATCCCACCAAGTAAGACCCTGTTGCGAAGACATTTGGCCACTCATTTCAACCTTCTGATCGGTGCTGAGGCCCAACACCAGAAGCGCGATGCCATGGAGTTGCCAGATTATGTACTCCTAACAGCTACTGCCAAAGTGAAG CCAAAGAAACTTACCTTCAGCAATTTTGGgaatctgagaaagaagaaacaggaagatgGGGAAGAATATGTTTGTCCAATGGAATTGGGACAGGCATCAGGAAGTACATCTAAGAAAGGATTTAAACCTGGATTGGACATGCGCTTGTATGACGAAGATGATTTGGACCGGTTAGAGCAG ATGGAAGATTCAGAAGGCACAGTGAGACAGATAGGTGCATTCTCTGAAGGCATCAACAATCTAACA CACATGTTAAAGGAAGATGACATGTTTAAAGATTTTGCTGCCTGTTCCCCCAGTGCCAGCATTACCGACGAAGACTCAAACGTTTGA